From the Pseudomonadota bacterium genome, the window AAATTGAACAGTTGTCGTTACGATAATCGGATAATCCCAATTTTCACATGCCAGTTTTTTTCGTTGCTGAGTCAAGAAGTAATTATCTTTATCCTCATTCTCGCCTTCATTGTAAACAGAATGATGTTCAAGAACCCATTCTTCGCCAAAAATGGTTTTCAGGACTTGAGCGGTCTGGTCTATAATATTTATATAAGGAAGAACTATTATTATTCGTTTCAAATTATTTTTTTTCGCATGCTGTAGTGCCCAGGCTATGGATGTTAGCGTCTTACCCATCCCGGTTGGAAGGGGTAACGAATAAAACCCGCAGGGCATATCCGCTTTCTGCAAAACTTCGTCGCGGGCCTTATTCCGTAGCTGATTAATTTCGCCGTCTTTTGACTTCTCTGAGAATTCCTTTTCCAATTTTTTTATCATATCGTCTATTGGCAAGGTGATTTGAGCGCGTATTTCAAACGTATCTTTATCAAAATGTTCTTCCGTGGAAAGCCAATCGCTATCGGTTAAAACACTAAAAAGATACCTTATAAAAATTTCACGATGTGATTTTTCTTCAAAGTTCAAAAAATCAGGCTTTGTGATATCTGCCTCGTTAATTTTCACATCAGCAATAAATGATTGTTTGATTCCCTCAAAACTGGGAACTTCCCCACGATAAAAAGGCACAGTAGCGCTCTTCCAAGCTGAGTTATCCGGTAACCCCTTATGATGACCGTCAATAGCAAAAGACGCTTCCATGATTCTAAGAAGTCGCGCATACCCTGCACCCCATGCAGCATGCGGGACACTGCCACGCCTTCCGCCATTTTCAAGGTACTTTTGAAATTCAGGCTGATATTTACCGAGATCGTGCAATAGCCCCGTCAGATAGAAAATTGGCTTATAGTTTTCTTTACATGCAAAAGATTCAGCAAGTTTTGCAGTTTGATGAAGATGCTTTGATAATGCATGTTGTACATTAAGACTATTTTCTGAATGCGCATAATATTTCATTAGTTACCTTATCTTTTAATTATGCTCTTCCTTCTTTGCTATGGGAATACTATTTAACCATCTCCATCCAAATCATTGCCGTAAGCCTTGCGTCATCAAGCGCCCGGTGCAGGCAAAGATTTTCGGGGATATCACCCAAAACATGTTTTGCTACTGTAAGAAGTTTATGGTTTTGAAGTTCGGGAAAGAGTGTTCTGCTCATATTTAAAGTGCACAGGTAGTCATTGTTCAAGGCAAACCCGAGACGTGAAAGTTCATACCTTAAAAACCTGATATCAAATACGGCGTTATGGGCCACAAGTGTGCTTTTTGAAATGAATTTAATAAAATCGGGAAAAACTTCTTCGGGGGCAGGCTCCCCAAAGAGCATTTCATCTGTTATGCCGTGTACTTTTTGAGTTTGTTTTGGAATAGTTTTGCCGCAATTGATAAGGCTTTTGAACTCGGAAATTATATGGCCGTTTTCAATATGAACAGCACCGATTTCAATAACCCTTGCACCATGCTGTGGATTAAAGCCGGTTGTTTCAACATCAAAGACCACATATCTATCTGAAGAAAGAAACATAACAAAAACTACTTATTGTTTTGAGATGTTATATCAATTAGAACATTTTACCTTTTACCATTTAGGACATTTATTGCATACATTGAAATTTATCATTTGTCACCAAAAGCTTTGATTTTTATTTGACATAACTGCCTGAAGGGTTAATATGCTCCGGATACCGGCTTTCGAGACAGTGTCGTAATTCATTTTTTTTGTCATTTCGAAGCGAAGCGAGAAATTCTTGGTTTAAATAAATTCAGAATGTTACGATTCCTCACATACGTTCGGAATGACATTTTTTCTAATTACGACACAGTCTCTTCGCCGGTATGACGGTTCGGGGACTTTTTACGGCTTTGTTAAATTTAATAACTGGTGAGCCACTTTCAAAACGTTTCAGTTTGGTCAAGCTCAAGGCGGGAGAAAATTTCAACCACAGGAATACATTGGGTATTTCGAGGATAGCGCTTATGCTTCACTACGTGTAACTTCGTGCGAAATTTGAGCCCAACGCTTAAGATCGGCCGAAATGGGACGTTTTGAAACTGGCTCTGGTTTTTAAAAGCCTCAAAACATGGGGTAGATACAGGAATAGAAAGTACGAATCATCTTGAATTGAAAGTTATTTACTGGCGGCTTCATAGGATATAAAGCCGCCAGGACTGCAACTTATTATGATATTATCAACCTGGAGGGAATTTCTTTTCCGGTATTTACTTCATTAAAATCAAAATATACTCTTTGGCTTTTTACTGCTGATTTTCTGCTTTCAGCACTGCTGCCACGGGTCAACCACCCGGTGTGATGAAGCGTAGCAAGTGAATAAACAGATATCCACGAAAGGCCTGCCAGAGCAAAAATCCCGTATAAATAGGCAAACAGTCCATCCGAGTTTCTGCACCGCTTTGTGTATAATATACTTGCCACACTTGATGTTAATATTATTCCTGCCAATATGATTATTCCAAACTCCATTGTACGCCAGCAAAAACATGCAATTGTAGTAAAAAGAAAAAACGGGGATAAAATTATTCCCATGCTATTTAAAATGAAATTTATACGCACACCAAGTGCTGAATGCTTCCTGAACTTTTTAAATATAAAACGTGACATAACTATACTTTCGCGAATGTGGCTGCGCGCCCAGCGCAACAGCATCTTACAAAGATTTATATATTTTACGGGAGCATTGGTAAATGCTACCGCGTTTCGCTGAAAATATACATTATAACCTTCCCTGATGATAAGGTTTGTCATGGCCCTATCTTCACCTATTGTAGAAGGCTTCCCGAAAAATCTTTGATTAAGCCATTCGGAAAGGATCGGAATTACTACATTTCTGCGGTAAGCCGAAAGTGCGCCCGGAGTACACAACACAGTATTTACCATGCTTTGACTGGCTCGGATGAAATCAAAACTGAAAACAAATATCACATCAAGCATCTTGGGAATTATACCTTCATTTCGGTTAAGAACACGTATATTACCGGCAACAGCACCTGTTGTTTCATCTTTAACAAACGGGCTTATAAGATTTCTAAGGGTATCGGGTGTAACTTCAGAATCACTGTCTACAGTTACGAGTATATCGCCTTTACTTTGCTGAAATCCGGAATATAGGGCATGTCTTTTTCCTTTATTTTTAGGCAACTTTATCGCTATGATTCTTTTTCCCAATTCTTGCTTTGCTTTAGATATCCATTCCCACGTATCATCAGCGCTTCCATCATCAACAGCAATTATTTGGAGTTTTTGCAACGGATAGTCACTTTCTGTAAGACTTTTGAGTGTCATATATACCTGTTTGCCTTCGTTGAAGGCAGGCACAATAACACTGCATGAAAGCAATTCTTCATCCGGCATTGAGGAAACAGGCTTATATTTAAAAACAAGATAAAGCCTCCATAAAAACTCAATTATATTAACCCAAAAAAAGACCAGTGCAAATAACATAAAAGCTCTTCCATAGGGATTTTGCCTCAACTCTTGCCTAACCATTGAAATACGTTCCAAAAACAATATATCAAGCACTACAATTGAAACAACACCAAAGCAAATCAAGATTTTGATTACAATATCAATTTGTTTATTCTTTGAAGACAAAGTCTTATAGAAT encodes:
- a CDS encoding glycosyltransferase family 2 protein, which codes for MAANLNNTQNPSALLPFIYDFRQHLIAFYKTLSSKNKQIDIVIKILICFGVVSIVVLDILFLERISMVRQELRQNPYGRAFMLFALVFFWVNIIEFLWRLYLVFKYKPVSSMPDEELLSCSVIVPAFNEGKQVYMTLKSLTESDYPLQKLQIIAVDDGSADDTWEWISKAKQELGKRIIAIKLPKNKGKRHALYSGFQQSKGDILVTVDSDSEVTPDTLRNLISPFVKDETTGAVAGNIRVLNRNEGIIPKMLDVIFVFSFDFIRASQSMVNTVLCTPGALSAYRRNVVIPILSEWLNQRFFGKPSTIGEDRAMTNLIIREGYNVYFQRNAVAFTNAPVKYINLCKMLLRWARSHIRESIVMSRFIFKKFRKHSALGVRINFILNSMGIILSPFFLFTTIACFCWRTMEFGIIILAGIILTSSVASILYTKRCRNSDGLFAYLYGIFALAGLSWISVYSLATLHHTGWLTRGSSAESRKSAVKSQRVYFDFNEVNTGKEIPSRLIIS
- a CDS encoding 3'-5' exoribonuclease, with translation MFLSSDRYVVFDVETTGFNPQHGARVIEIGAVHIENGHIISEFKSLINCGKTIPKQTQKVHGITDEMLFGEPAPEEVFPDFIKFISKSTLVAHNAVFDIRFLRYELSRLGFALNNDYLCTLNMSRTLFPELQNHKLLTVAKHVLGDIPENLCLHRALDDARLTAMIWMEMVK